From the Paenibacillus sp. FSL H8-0548 genome, one window contains:
- a CDS encoding protein phosphatase 2C domain-containing protein, which produces MIIEKLTIKGDGVWNEDALIIQEERGLFGVLDGATSFVPFRGPNGETGGFMASRHVQEQLERVEGWEWEQLSLKAAVLLANTTLRQAMVHHQVDCTIPEQIWSTGIAVIRINEQRIDYAQAGDCMILGVYESDEVRVLTRDQVDHLDQQTRRRWQEAVSEGSTTKEQRMSKEAPYILGNKALMNTTGGYGILNGQPELVHFLEYGSISRNRLTGLILLTDGMFPLSEKYDSHVDYTALAREIQTKGLERYSKELLTLEKSDADCMLYPRIKTSDDKTAIWIKF; this is translated from the coding sequence ATGATTATTGAGAAGCTTACGATCAAAGGAGATGGAGTTTGGAATGAGGATGCTCTTATCATCCAAGAAGAAAGAGGCCTGTTCGGCGTGTTGGATGGAGCGACTTCGTTTGTACCCTTCCGCGGACCAAATGGAGAGACAGGAGGATTCATGGCCTCACGGCATGTGCAGGAGCAGTTAGAGAGAGTTGAAGGCTGGGAATGGGAACAGCTATCACTGAAGGCTGCGGTACTTCTGGCAAATACAACATTGCGGCAAGCGATGGTTCATCACCAAGTAGATTGCACAATTCCTGAACAGATATGGTCAACCGGCATTGCCGTGATTCGGATCAATGAGCAGAGAATTGATTATGCGCAAGCGGGTGACTGCATGATATTGGGAGTGTATGAATCGGATGAGGTAAGGGTTCTGACGAGGGATCAGGTAGATCATTTGGATCAGCAGACGAGAAGGCGCTGGCAGGAGGCTGTCTCGGAAGGAAGTACCACTAAAGAGCAAAGAATGAGTAAGGAAGCTCCATATATTTTGGGAAACAAAGCGTTAATGAATACTACGGGAGGTTACGGTATTCTGAACGGTCAACCGGAGCTGGTTCATTTTCTCGAATATGGATCGATTAGCCGGAACCGGTTAACTGGATTGATTCTTTTGACAGACGGTATGTTCCCCTTATCAGAAAAGTACGATAGTCATGTGGATTACACTGCGCTGGCTAGGGAGATACAGACAAAGGGACTGGAGCGTTATTCGAAAGAGCTTCTGACATTGGAGAAATCGGATGCGGATTGTATGCTTTACCCGCGTATAAAAACTTCTGATGATAAAACGGCGATTTGGATCAAGTTCTAA